ACGTTTAGTCGGTGGTGCTGGTGAAGATACAATCGTTGCACGTGTTGGTGAGGGGATTGTATCAACTTTAGGTAGCTCTGAATCGCATTCGAAGGTTTTAGAAAATCCAGACTTAATTTCTCAAACAGTACTTTCTAAAGGGTTAGACTCTGGTACAGCATTCGAAATCTTATCGATTGATATTGCAGATGTTGATATCGGTAAAAACATCGGTGCGGAATTACAAATTGAGCAAGCACAAGCGGATAAAAATATCGCACAAGCAAAAGCTGAAGAACGTCGTGCAATGGCCGTTGCCAATGAGCAAGAGATGATTGCGCGCGTACAAGAAATGAAGGCAAAAGTAGTGGAAGCAGAAGCAGAAGTACCAATGGCGTTAGCAGAAGCTTTACGTTCTGGAAACTTCGGGATTATGGATTACATGAACTACAAAAACATCCAAGCGGATACGTCGATGCGTGATTCGATTTCAAAAGCATCGAATAACGATCATCAAGATCCGAAAAACAAATAATCGAGGAAGGGAGTGAGCACTAAATGGAAGCTTTAATTATTGCAATTGTCATTGGGATTATTAGCTCGTTATTTAAGGATAAAAACCAAAAACAACAGCCTAATAAAAAGCCGACTAAACAAATGCCGCCATTTAGCAGTCAACCTGCTCCTCGAAAACAAGATACACGACCAGATACAAAACAGCAAAATCGCCCAAAAACATTGGAAGATTTTGCGAATGAAGTATTTGGCCAGTTAAATGAAAAAACAAAGCCGGTTGTGAAGAAGGTGGAGCCAGCTCTTGAAGTAGTGTTACCTCAAGAAGTAGTTCCAAAAGTAAATGAACGGCCAAAAATGGCAGAATCAACGCGTACTTTAAAAGAGCGACCAATCGTTGAAAAGCTAAAGGAACAATCTGAAGGTCTTCAAGTTGTGCCGAAAAACAATAAAGAGCTCATGCAGGCGATTGTCATGGCAGAAGTGCTAGGCCCCCCTAAAGCTCGTCGTAAATAATGGAAAAGGGAATGTTGAACTTGGTTTCAGCATTCCTTTTTTTACGATTTGGAAAATACCTAATACAAATGCATGTTCATGTCCCTTTTAATCACTGCATATAGTGCATAAAGGGGGAAATTTTTTTTGAAAAAATTATTCGAAGCACAAAATATGTTGTCGATGAAGCAATTTGAACGGCTGCGATTTGATGGAATGTATGCACTTGAACAAATTACAGAGCAACAATATGCATGTCAGACAGATAGGTTTCACATACTAATTGAAGCAAAGAAAATTAACGTGCAGCATTTATTTGATTCGGGATTTTTATTGGACTGCGAATCATTACAAAAACTTGTAATTGAGCGTATTTCATGATGAATCATCAAGTAGTTATCATTTCAGTAAAACAAAGTGAAAATGTCTCTAAGTTTTTACAACAATTAAAATTACAACATATTCCTATACGTAAGCTAGGATTTTCAAAAGAACATTTGATGTTTGAAATTGATGTGCAGCATTTGCGAGCATTACGTAAAATTCGAAAACGCTATGCTGTGAAACTAACAATTCGGTATAAAGCGCCACATAAAATTTTGCAAAGAGACGGGACTACTCTTATCGGGTTACTATTTTTAACGATTGTTCCGGTAATTTTAGCACAATTTATTTGGCGAGTAGAGGTAGATGCAAATACAGTGGAGTTAGTGGATGAAATGGACAACTATTTGCAAAGTGAAATGGAAATAACCATGCCCATTTTTAAACGACAGTTTTATTCGGATCGGGAATTACGTCAACAGCTAATGGAACATTTTCGACAATTTTCTTGGGTACATATTACAAAGCAAGGAAGTAGAGTGACGCTTACACCACAGTTAGCACCAAAGGAAACAATATCGTTAAAACAAAGCATGAATCAGCATTTAATTGCATCGAATAGTGGCGTGATTACGCATTTTGATATTGAGCGTGGTGTACGTAAAGTAGAACCAAATATGACTGTTTATAAAGGGGATACACTTGTATCAGGTGTATTGATGCGCGATGATGAGGTGTTTGTTGTGGGGGCGCAAGGTGAGGTTTATGCGGATTATTGGCTTGAAACAACCTTTTCAATTCCAAAAACGATTGAAATGCAAGTACTGGATGAGATTAACTGGGATATAGAAATAAATTGGAATCAATTAGCTAGTAGTTGGAAAGAAAAATCGCTTACCCCGTTAAAGTCGCTTATTGTGAATACGCCTTCTCGTGTATTTCATAACAAAACGGAAACAATAAGCGAAAATGATGTTGAAAAAGTAATTTTACCATTATTACATGAAAAAATGATCCGTTCTTTGCCGCTAAAATCTACGATAAAATCTGAAAAACTTTTGCACGTCTACGCTGATGATGATACAGTAAAGGGGAAAGTCCTATATTTGGTAAATGAAAATATTGCAACACCACTACCAATTCACCAAGGAGAATGAGTATGTCACTAAAATTTATTGAGCTTCAAATCGACAATCCAAATGAAGCGGTCATGCTGTTAGGAATGTCTGATGCAAATATAACATTAATTGAAGAAACGTATGGAGTTCAAATTATTACGCGCGGTGAAGTAATTCAAATCGCGGGTGAAGATGAAGTGAAGAAAAAACATGCATATGACGTATTAGCAGCACTATTAAAGGTCATTCGTAAAAATATTAATATTGACCAGCGTGACGTTTCTACGGCTATTGAAATGGCGAATAAAGGCACGATTGAGTATTACGCAGAACTATATGATGAAGAAATTGCACGTAACACAAAAGGTAAGCCAATTCGTGCAAAAACGATTGGACAACGTGAATATATCCGTGCGATTCGTCATAAAGATTTAATTTTTGGAATTGGGCCAGCTGGTACGGGGAAAACGTATTTAGCTGTTGTAATGGCAACGCAGGCATTAAAAAATGGCTATGTGAAGCGGATTATTTTAACGCGTCCAGCAGTGGAAGCCGGGGAATCTCTAGGCTTTCTACCAGGGGATTTAAAGGAAAAAGTGGACCCGTATTTACGTCCACTATATGACGCATTGCATGACATTTATGGTCAAGAGCAAACACAGCGTCTTATTGAACGTGGAACAATTGAAATTGCGCCACTTGCTTATATGCGTGGTCGTACATTAGACGATGCTTTTGTAATTTTAGACGAGGCTCAAAACACAACACATCAGCAAATGAAAATGTTTTTAACGCGATTAGGCTTTGGTTCTAAAATGGTTATCACTGGCGATAAAACGCAAATTGATTTACCTAAAAACACGGAATCTGGTTTAATTATTGCCGAGCGCACATTAAAGTATGTAAAAGACATTCACTTCCAAATTTTAGAACAGGGAGATGTTGTCCGACATCCGCTTGTAGCAAAAGTGATTCAAGCATATTCAGATCAAGAATTATAAAATCGACCACCCAATTTCGAAATAAGTTGGGTGGTTTTTCTATGAGTAGATTCATTAATTTGAAAAACATGTAACCTTTTCGTCAACAGAGAGTAATAAATTTGTTAGAATAAATACTATAGAGAAAAAATGGAGGTGCCTGATGAAAGGAAAGTTAAACAAGCTCATCCAACTCATTAGTTTTCGGACATTATTGATTGTCATTTTGTCGATTACTGCTGTCCTGCAATTTTCACTGATGGTTGAAAATGTACGTGGGGTTACATATGATATTAAGTTGACGGAATTATCGCCAGAAACAATCCGTTCAATGAAAACGGTTGAAGATACAGCGAAAACTGAAATTGATAAGGATCATGCAGAAGAGGCTGTAGAACCTGTTTACGTTTTTAAAGAAGACATAGCTGATCATCGTGCCACATTTGTAACAACGATTTTTGATATAGTATTAGAGGCGAAAAAAGATATAGAAGAGGATGGCGAGTACACGCAAGAAGAGCAAGAGGAATTATTGCGTGCAGATTTAAAAAATATTTTAGAAAATCAGCAATCACTAACGATTTCAGATGCACAGTTAAAAAATTTGTTAGCTGCAACAACCGAACAAATAGAATCTACCCGTGATACACTAGCGTCCTTAGTGGAAGAAAATTTAGATCGCCCATTACGTAAAGAAAATTTAATCACATATCGTAATGATTTAGAAAGTAAAATTCGTCAACAGCCTGCTATTTTGGACAGCTTAATGAGTGTTGCAGTTATTGTTGGACGAGCAGCAGTTGTTGAAACAGAAATTTTAGATGAAGAGAAAACGGCAATTGCTAAGCAGCAAGCTCGTGAAGCGATAGAACCGACGCGAATTTTACAAGGACAAATTATTGTGCAAGAAGGGGAAGTCGTTACACGAGAAATTTATCGCCAGCTTGAGCTACTTGGAATGCTTGATAATAAAGTATCTATCAAGCCGATTATTGGTCTATTGTTTTTGATTTTATTGCAAATGGCATTTTTATTTGTACTATTCGATCAATCAAAAAAAGATGTATTAAAAAAGCGCAAAGATTTGTTTGTGACAGTAATTGTTTATGCGGTTGCGCTTGTGACGATGAAGATTATTGGGTTAATCGCTTCCAATTTCGATGTAATGTTGGCGTTTATCTATCCGTCAGCTATGGCGACAATGCTTGTTCGTATTTTAGCAAATGAAAAGGCGGCTAGCATTGTAACGGTAATAACAGCAGCATCAGCGGGAATCATCTTCCATGAAGGTTATGCGGCAGTGTTACAAATGGATGCGGCCCTGTATATTTTGTTTGGTGGCTTTGCTGCGTTGATATTTATGCGTAGCTTTGAAAAGCGTTCTGATATTTTACAGGCAGTAGCGATTATTACACTAGTAAATTTGATTTTTATTGCGTTTTATTTATTGATGTCTCAAACCGGTTTTGAATTTAAGGAGATTTCCTTTTATATTGGAGCTGCTATCATTTCAGGATTACTATCTGGAGCACTGACGATGGGGCTGTTGCCGTACTTTGAATCGGCCTTTGGTATTTTATCGACGATGCGCTTAATTGAACTATCGAATCCGAATCATCCATTATTGAAAAAAGTACTAACGGAAACGCCTGGTACGTATCATCATAGTATTATGGTAGCGAATTTGGCTGAGGCAGCCTGTGAGGCAATTGGTGCGGATGGCTTGCTTGCGCGTGTTGGTTGCTATTATCATGATGTAGGGAAAACACGCAGACCGCTATTTTTCATCGAAAATCAAATGGGCACTAATCCGCATGATTCATTACCTCCTGAAAGTAGCGCAGAAATTATTATTGCGCACACAACAGATGGTGCAGAACTCCTGCGTAAATACAAAATGCCGCAAGAAATTATTGATATTTGTTTGCAGCATCATGGGACAAGCTTACTAAAATTCTTCCTGTTTAAAGCAAAAGAAGAAGGGAAACAATTGGATGAAAAAACATTCCGTTATCCCGGACCGAAGCCACAAACAAAGGAAGCCGCAATTATTAGTGTAGCAGATAGTGTGGAGGCAGCTGTGCGTTCGATAAAGGAACCAAACGCACAAAAAATTCAAAAGCTTGTGCAGTCGATAATTCAAGACCGTGTACAAGATGATCAGTTTGACGAATGCGATATTTCGTTAAAAGAATTAAAAATGATTGAAGATGTATTATGTGAAACATTGAATGGGACGTTCCACTCGCGTA
This portion of the Solibacillus daqui genome encodes:
- a CDS encoding PhoH family protein yields the protein MSLKFIELQIDNPNEAVMLLGMSDANITLIEETYGVQIITRGEVIQIAGEDEVKKKHAYDVLAALLKVIRKNINIDQRDVSTAIEMANKGTIEYYAELYDEEIARNTKGKPIRAKTIGQREYIRAIRHKDLIFGIGPAGTGKTYLAVVMATQALKNGYVKRIILTRPAVEAGESLGFLPGDLKEKVDPYLRPLYDALHDIYGQEQTQRLIERGTIEIAPLAYMRGRTLDDAFVILDEAQNTTHQQMKMFLTRLGFGSKMVITGDKTQIDLPKNTESGLIIAERTLKYVKDIHFQILEQGDVVRHPLVAKVIQAYSDQEL
- a CDS encoding RNA methyltransferase gives rise to the protein MKKLFEAQNMLSMKQFERLRFDGMYALEQITEQQYACQTDRFHILIEAKKINVQHLFDSGFLLDCESLQKLVIERIS
- a CDS encoding HD family phosphohydrolase translates to MKGKLNKLIQLISFRTLLIVILSITAVLQFSLMVENVRGVTYDIKLTELSPETIRSMKTVEDTAKTEIDKDHAEEAVEPVYVFKEDIADHRATFVTTIFDIVLEAKKDIEEDGEYTQEEQEELLRADLKNILENQQSLTISDAQLKNLLAATTEQIESTRDTLASLVEENLDRPLRKENLITYRNDLESKIRQQPAILDSLMSVAVIVGRAAVVETEILDEEKTAIAKQQAREAIEPTRILQGQIIVQEGEVVTREIYRQLELLGMLDNKVSIKPIIGLLFLILLQMAFLFVLFDQSKKDVLKKRKDLFVTVIVYAVALVTMKIIGLIASNFDVMLAFIYPSAMATMLVRILANEKAASIVTVITAASAGIIFHEGYAAVLQMDAALYILFGGFAALIFMRSFEKRSDILQAVAIITLVNLIFIAFYLLMSQTGFEFKEISFYIGAAIISGLLSGALTMGLLPYFESAFGILSTMRLIELSNPNHPLLKKVLTETPGTYHHSIMVANLAEAACEAIGADGLLARVGCYYHDVGKTRRPLFFIENQMGTNPHDSLPPESSAEIIIAHTTDGAELLRKYKMPQEIIDICLQHHGTSLLKFFLFKAKEEGKQLDEKTFRYPGPKPQTKEAAIISVADSVEAAVRSIKEPNAQKIQKLVQSIIQDRVQDDQFDECDISLKELKMIEDVLCETLNGTFHSRIEYPK
- a CDS encoding sporulation protein YqfD, producing the protein MMNHQVVIISVKQSENVSKFLQQLKLQHIPIRKLGFSKEHLMFEIDVQHLRALRKIRKRYAVKLTIRYKAPHKILQRDGTTLIGLLFLTIVPVILAQFIWRVEVDANTVELVDEMDNYLQSEMEITMPIFKRQFYSDRELRQQLMEHFRQFSWVHITKQGSRVTLTPQLAPKETISLKQSMNQHLIASNSGVITHFDIERGVRKVEPNMTVYKGDTLVSGVLMRDDEVFVVGAQGEVYADYWLETTFSIPKTIEMQVLDEINWDIEINWNQLASSWKEKSLTPLKSLIVNTPSRVFHNKTETISENDVEKVILPLLHEKMIRSLPLKSTIKSEKLLHVYADDDTVKGKVLYLVNENIATPLPIHQGE
- the floA gene encoding flotillin-like protein FloA (flotillin-like protein involved in membrane lipid rafts); the encoded protein is MFLDAGTISLIIGIVIVFLILAVFFTFVPVALWISALAAGVRVSIFTLIGMRLRRVIPSRIVNPLIKAHKAGLEISINQLESHYLAGGNVDRVVNALIAAHRANIELTFERCAAIDLAGRDVLEAVQMSVNPKVIETPFISGVAMNGIEVKAKARITVRANIERLVGGAGEDTIVARVGEGIVSTLGSSESHSKVLENPDLISQTVLSKGLDSGTAFEILSIDIADVDIGKNIGAELQIEQAQADKNIAQAKAEERRAMAVANEQEMIARVQEMKAKVVEAEAEVPMALAEALRSGNFGIMDYMNYKNIQADTSMRDSISKASNNDHQDPKNK